The following are from one region of the Salvia splendens isolate huo1 chromosome 2, SspV2, whole genome shotgun sequence genome:
- the LOC121761803 gene encoding proline transporter 2-like isoform X1, whose product MVFDVDFTRGLRLNSGLAANYDVDLRSALLRIREMVAATESNDAVLGDSGSASGKYSSKDSVIVEISDTAHQISQDSWFQVGFVLTTGINSAYVLGYSGTIMVPLGWIGGVVGLILATAISLYANMLVAKLHEYGGKRHIRYRDLAGFIYGDQAYSITWALQYINLFMINVGYIILAGSALKALYALLQEDSGMKLPHCIAISGVACILFAVAVPHLSALQAWLVFSTILSLVYIVTACVLALKDGIEAPPRDYSIHGTTTNKIFTIIGASANLVFAFNTGMLPEIQATVRQPVVDNMLKALYFQFTAGVFPMYAVTFIGYWAYGSEASAYLLHNVHGPVWLKASANIAAFLHTIIALHIFASPMYEYLDTKFELKGSALAARNLSLRIMVRGGYLGITSFVSALLPFLGNFMSLTGALSTFPLTFILANHMYMVARKHKLTSLQKNWHWLNVVFFGCMSLVAAIAAMRLIIVDSNNYHFFADL is encoded by the exons ATGGTGTTTGATGTTGATTTTACTCGTGGATTGCGCCTCAATTCAGGCCTAGCCGCTAACTACGACGTTGATTTAAGATCGGCGCTTTTGCGAATTCGAGAAATGGTTGCTGCTACCGAATCGAACGACGCCGTTCTAGGCGACTCTGGCTCTGCCTCTGGCAAGTATTCTTCTAAGGATTCTGTGATTGTTGAGATTTCTGACACCGCTCATCAAATTAGCCAAG ATTCATGGTTCCAGGTGGGGTTTGTGCTTACAACGGGGATAAATAGTGCGTATGTGTTGGGATACTCGGGCACTATTATGGTTCCACTGGGTTGGATTGGTGGTGTGGTCGGACTAATTTTAGCAACAGCGATATCTTTGTATGCGAATATGCTGGTAGCCAAGCTTCATGAATACGGAGGAAAGAGGCATATTAGATACAGAGACCTTGCAGGATTTATCTATG GTGACCAAGCGTATAGTATTACGTGGGCGCTGCAGTATATTAATCTCTTCATGATCAATGTCGGATACATCATTTTAGCCGGCAGTGCCCTTAAG GCTCTTTATGCGCTCCTCCAAGAAGATTCTGGCATGAAGCTTCCACACTGCATTGCAATTTCTGGCGTCGCGTGTATCCTTTTTGCAGTTGCCGTACCCCATTTATCAGCACTACAAGCATGGCTGGTATTTTCGACAATTTTAAGTCTGGTGTACATTGTAACAGCATGCGTTCTGGCTCTAAAAGATG GCATAGAAGCTCCTCCCCGAGACTACAGCATTCATGGtacaacaacaaacaaaatttTCACTATCATCGGCGCATCAGCGAACCTCGTTTTTGCTTTCAATACTGGAATGCTTCCAGAAATACAG GCAACCGTGAGGCAGCCTGTCGTTGACAACATGTTGAAAGCTCTGTATTTCCAGTTCACAGCTGGAGTTTTTCCAATGTATGCTGTCACTTTCATTGGTTACTGGGCATATGGATCCGAGGCATCGGCCTACTTGCTTCACAATGTTCACGGCCCAGTCTGGTTGAAGGCCTCAGCGAATATCGCAGCTTTCCTGCACACTATCATTGCTTTGCAC ATCTTTGCAAGTCCAATGTACGAATATTTGGATACGAAGTTTGAGCTGAAAGGAAGCGCTCTAGCAGCACGCAACCTGTCTTTAAGAATTATGGTAAGAGGCGGCTACTTGGGAATAACAAGCTTCGTCTCAGCACTGCTGCCCTTCTTGGGCAATTTCATGAGCCTCACGGGGGCGCTGAGCACGTTCCCTCTCACTTTCATTCTGGCAAACCACATGTATATGGTGGCGCGGAAACACAAGCTGACTTCGCTGCAGAAGAATTGGCATTGGCTAAATGTTGTCTTCTTTGGATGCATGTCTCTTGTAGCCGCGATTGCTGCGATGAGGCTCATTATTGTTGATTCAAATAATTACCATTTCTTTGCTGATTTATAG
- the LOC121761803 gene encoding proline transporter 2-like isoform X2, with translation MVAATESNDAVLGDSGSASGKYSSKDSVIVEISDTAHQISQDSWFQVGFVLTTGINSAYVLGYSGTIMVPLGWIGGVVGLILATAISLYANMLVAKLHEYGGKRHIRYRDLAGFIYGDQAYSITWALQYINLFMINVGYIILAGSALKALYALLQEDSGMKLPHCIAISGVACILFAVAVPHLSALQAWLVFSTILSLVYIVTACVLALKDGIEAPPRDYSIHGTTTNKIFTIIGASANLVFAFNTGMLPEIQATVRQPVVDNMLKALYFQFTAGVFPMYAVTFIGYWAYGSEASAYLLHNVHGPVWLKASANIAAFLHTIIALHIFASPMYEYLDTKFELKGSALAARNLSLRIMVRGGYLGITSFVSALLPFLGNFMSLTGALSTFPLTFILANHMYMVARKHKLTSLQKNWHWLNVVFFGCMSLVAAIAAMRLIIVDSNNYHFFADL, from the exons ATGGTTGCTGCTACCGAATCGAACGACGCCGTTCTAGGCGACTCTGGCTCTGCCTCTGGCAAGTATTCTTCTAAGGATTCTGTGATTGTTGAGATTTCTGACACCGCTCATCAAATTAGCCAAG ATTCATGGTTCCAGGTGGGGTTTGTGCTTACAACGGGGATAAATAGTGCGTATGTGTTGGGATACTCGGGCACTATTATGGTTCCACTGGGTTGGATTGGTGGTGTGGTCGGACTAATTTTAGCAACAGCGATATCTTTGTATGCGAATATGCTGGTAGCCAAGCTTCATGAATACGGAGGAAAGAGGCATATTAGATACAGAGACCTTGCAGGATTTATCTATG GTGACCAAGCGTATAGTATTACGTGGGCGCTGCAGTATATTAATCTCTTCATGATCAATGTCGGATACATCATTTTAGCCGGCAGTGCCCTTAAG GCTCTTTATGCGCTCCTCCAAGAAGATTCTGGCATGAAGCTTCCACACTGCATTGCAATTTCTGGCGTCGCGTGTATCCTTTTTGCAGTTGCCGTACCCCATTTATCAGCACTACAAGCATGGCTGGTATTTTCGACAATTTTAAGTCTGGTGTACATTGTAACAGCATGCGTTCTGGCTCTAAAAGATG GCATAGAAGCTCCTCCCCGAGACTACAGCATTCATGGtacaacaacaaacaaaatttTCACTATCATCGGCGCATCAGCGAACCTCGTTTTTGCTTTCAATACTGGAATGCTTCCAGAAATACAG GCAACCGTGAGGCAGCCTGTCGTTGACAACATGTTGAAAGCTCTGTATTTCCAGTTCACAGCTGGAGTTTTTCCAATGTATGCTGTCACTTTCATTGGTTACTGGGCATATGGATCCGAGGCATCGGCCTACTTGCTTCACAATGTTCACGGCCCAGTCTGGTTGAAGGCCTCAGCGAATATCGCAGCTTTCCTGCACACTATCATTGCTTTGCAC ATCTTTGCAAGTCCAATGTACGAATATTTGGATACGAAGTTTGAGCTGAAAGGAAGCGCTCTAGCAGCACGCAACCTGTCTTTAAGAATTATGGTAAGAGGCGGCTACTTGGGAATAACAAGCTTCGTCTCAGCACTGCTGCCCTTCTTGGGCAATTTCATGAGCCTCACGGGGGCGCTGAGCACGTTCCCTCTCACTTTCATTCTGGCAAACCACATGTATATGGTGGCGCGGAAACACAAGCTGACTTCGCTGCAGAAGAATTGGCATTGGCTAAATGTTGTCTTCTTTGGATGCATGTCTCTTGTAGCCGCGATTGCTGCGATGAGGCTCATTATTGTTGATTCAAATAATTACCATTTCTTTGCTGATTTATAG
- the LOC121761824 gene encoding probable sugar phosphate/phosphate translocator At3g11320 — MKSSGRFFTIGLVTSWYSSNIGVLLLNKYLLSNYGFRYPIFLTMCHMTACALLSYIAIAWMKVVPMQTIRSRVQFMKISALSFIFCTSVVSGNISLKYLPVSFNQAIGATTPFFTAVFAYIMTFKREAWLTYVTLIPVVTGVIIASGGEPSFHLFGFLMCIGATAARALKSVVQGILLSSEGEKLNSMNLLLYMAPIAVVLLLPATLFMEENVVGITIALGREDIKIIWLLLFKSALAYFVNLTNFLVTKHTSALTLQVLGNAKGAVAVVVSILIFKNPVSVTGMLGYSLTVLGVVLYSEAKQRSK, encoded by the exons ATGAAATCCTCGGGCCGATTCTTCACGATCGGGCTGGTCACGTCGTGGTACTCCTCCAACATTGGGGTTTTGCTGCTGAACAAGTATCTGTTGAGCAATTACGGCTTCCGGTACCCGATTTTCCTCACCATGTGCCACATGACGGCCTGCGCGCTGCTCAGCTACATCGCCATTGCGTGGATGAAGGTTGTGCCGATGCAGACCATAAGATCTAGGGTTCAGTTCATGAAGATCTCCGCCCTCAGCTTCATTTTCTGCACCTCCGTTGTCAGCGGCAACATTTCCCTCAAGTACTTGCCCGTCAGCTTCAATCAGGCCATCGGCGCCACCACCCCCTTCTTCACCGCCGTCTTCGCCTACATCATGACTTTCAAGAGGGAGGCCTGGTTGACTTACGTCACTTTGATTCCCGTCGTCACGGGAGTCATCATCGCCAGTGGG GGTGAACCGAGTTTCCATTTATTTGGTTTTCTCATGTGTATCGGAGCTACAGCTGCAAGGGCACTGAAATCAGTAGTTCAGGGAATTTTGCTTTCCTCTGAAGG GGAAAAATTGAATTCCATGAACCTGCTGCTGTACATGGCTCCTATAGCTGTTGTGTTACTACTTCCTGCTACACTTTTTATGGAGGAAAATGTTGTTGGTATCACAATAGCATTAGGTAGAGAAGATATCAAAATTATTTGGTTGCTGTTGTTCAAGTCTGCGCTGGCATATTTTGTAAATTTGACCAACTTTCTGGTCACAAAACACACCAGTGCTCTAACTCTTCAG GTGCTTGGAAATGCAAAAGGGGCCGTAGCAGTTGTAGTCTCCATATTGATCTTTAAGAACCCCGTCTCTGTAACGGGGATGCTTGGATACTCCCTTACTGTCCTTGGTGTTGTCCTCTATAGTGAAGCCAAGCAGCGTAGCAAATGA